A stretch of Prinia subflava isolate CZ2003 ecotype Zambia chromosome 14, Cam_Psub_1.2, whole genome shotgun sequence DNA encodes these proteins:
- the LOC134558076 gene encoding cytochrome b-c1 complex subunit 1, mitochondrial codes for MAARSVCRAGCVAGRALLWGSRPSTALLTLTRKRGAATYAQTLQNIPETQVTTLENGLRVASEESNQPTCTVGLWIEAGSRYEDTKTNGAGFFVEHMAFKGTKKRPGSAFEKEVESLGAHLNAYTSREQTAFYIKALSKDMPKVVELLSDLVQNCVLEDSEIEKERGIILQELKEMDSNLTDVTFDYLHATAYQGTALAHTVEGTTENIKRLTRADLASYIDTHFKAPRMVLAAAGGISHRELVDAAKQHFTGAPFTYKGDSVPALARCRFTGSEIRARDDALPLAHIALAVEGPGWADPDNVVLSVANAVIGRYDRTFGGGKNQSSRLAALAVEHNLCHSFEPFNTSYSDTGLFGFHFVSDPLSIDDMMFCAQREWMRLCTSTTESEVTRAKNCLRNAMVAQLDGTTRVCENIGSHLLHYGRCIPLEEWDARISAVDARMVRDVCSKYIYDKCPAIAAVGPIEQLLDYNRIRSAMYWIRL; via the exons ATGGCGGCGCGCTCAGTATGCCGGGCAGGCTGTGTGGCTGGCCGGGCGCTGCTGTGGGGCTCGCGCCCCTCC acaGCTTTATTGACTTTGACGAGAAAGCGAGGTGCTGCCACTTATGCCCAGACACTCCAGAATATCCCTGAGACCCAGGTCACCACCCTGGAGAATGGCCTCCGTGTAGCGTCAGAGGAGTCCAATCAGCCAACCTGTACG GTGGGTTTGTGGATCGAGGCTGGGAGCCGCTATGAAGACACGAAGACCAACGGGGCTGGTTTCTTTGTGGAACACATGGCCTTTAAG GGCACAAAGAAGCGTCCTGGCTCAGCCTTTGAGAAGGAAGTGGAGAGTCTGGGTGCTCACCTGAACGCATACACCTCCCGTGAGCAAACTGCCTTCTACATAAAAGCCTTGTCCAAGGACATGCCCAAAG TTGTAGAGCTTCTGAGTGACCTTGTGCAGAACTGTGTGCTGGAGGATTCTGAGATTGAGAAGGAGCGTGGCATCATCCTTCAGGAGTTGAAGGAAATGGACAGCAACCTGACAGATGTCACCTTTGATTACCTTCATGCCACTGCTTACCAGGGGACTGCGCTGGCCCACACTGTTGAAGGGACCACAGAGAACATCAA GAGGCTAACTCGAGCAGATCTGGCTTCGTATATTGATACTCACTTCAAGGCACCGCGTATggtcctggcagctgctggag GTATTTCCCACAGGGAACTGGTAGATGCAGCTAAGCAACACTTCACTGGGGCGCCTTTTACATACAAGGGAGATTCTGTGCCTGCCCTTGCACGCTGTCGCTTCACAGGGAGTGAG ATCCGTGCCAGAGATGATGCTCTGCCCCTTGCCCATATTGCTCTTGCTGTGGAGGGGCCAGGATGGGCTGATCCAGACAACGTAGTCCTCAGTGTGGCTAATGCTGTCATAGGACGCTACGACCGCACTTTTGGAGGTGGGAAG AATCAGTCTAGCAGGCTGGCTGCGCTTGCTGTGGAGCATAATCTCTGCCACAGTTTCGAGCCATTCAACACCTCCTACTCTGACACCGGCCTCTTCGGTTTCCATTTTGTTTCTGACCCTCTGTCCATAGATGATATGATGTTTTGTGCTCAGAGAGAGTG GATGCGTTTGTGCACTAGTACCACAGAGTCAGAGGTCACAAGAGCCAAGAACTGTCTCCGAAATGCCATGGTGGCTCAGCTGGATG GTACCACACGGGTGTGTGAAAATATTGGAAGCCATCTCTTGCACTACGGACGCTGCATCCCTCTGGAAGAGTGGGATGCCAGGATTTCC GCCGTTGATGCAAGAATGGTGAGAGATGTCTGCAGTAAATACATTTATGACAAATGCCCAGCAATTGCAGCAGTTG GTCCCATTGAACAGCTCTTGGATTACAACCGCATCCGCAGTGCCATGTACTGGATCCGTCTCTAG